The DNA region CTCGCCGAGTCTCCTTCCAGCTCCTCCAGCTCCTCGCCGATGCGCTCCCGCAGCTCTAGAATCTCGGCGCTGCCGCCGCCGTATTTGCGGCTCAGGCGGTCGAGCTGGGCCAGACGGCTCTCCACCTCGTTGAGCCGGGCTGGATCCGCCTCCAGATCGTCCAGGCGATGGCGCAGGCTGTTGCTCAGCTCCTCGGCGCGGATGCGCAACTCGTCCGCCTCCGACGCCCACTCCTCAGCCTCCGGCGTCCAGCGGGCGATCTCCTCCAGCAGATCGGCGCAGCGGGCGAGACGGGTGGCGGCGGCGTCCTCGTCGTCGAAGAGCAGATCCACCGAGCTCCCCAACGCCTGGGCGATGGCCTCACCGTGGCGCAGCAGCTCCCGCTCCTGACGCAGCTCCTCATCCTCCCCGGCGGTGAGCCGCGCCGCGTCGATCTCCGAAGCCTGGAACCGCAGCAGATCAATGCGCTCGAAACGCAGCCGTTGATCCCCCGCCAGCGCCTCGAGACGCTCCGCGACGGAGGACCAATGGTCGTAGGCTTGGGCGGTGGCGGCGAGGTGCGTAGCGCTGGCCTTGGTACCGGCGCTGCGGTCGAGCCAGCGACGCTGCAGCTCCGGCGAGATCAGACCCAGCTCCGACCGCTGACCGTGGATGCGCAGCAAATAGGGAGCGAGATCCGCCAGCAGACGAAGGGTGGTGGGTTGGTCGTTGACGAAGACCCGGTTGCGGCCGTTGCGGCTGATCTCCCGGCGAACCAGTAGCTCGTCCCCTTCCGGCTCCAGCCCGGCCTGGTCGAGGATCTCCTGCCAGCCGCCGGGGGGCAGCTGGAAGATGCCGCTGACCGTAAGGGTTTCCGCCCCGGTGCGGATCAGATCGCTACTGGCGCGGCCTCCGGCCAGCAGCCCGAGGGAGTCCACCACGATGCTCTTGCCCGCACCGGTCTCACCGGTGAGGGCGTTGAGGCCGTCGGTGAAGCGCACCGAAGCCCCGGCCAGGACAGCTAGGTTGCGGACGTGGAGCTCGCGCAGCACAGTCTTTCAGCTCGCGGCGATGAGTGAGTGGGTAGGTGGAAGGATCGGACGGAACCGCTGACCTCGACGCCTCAAGAAGGCGAGAAGATCGTCACCCGGTTGCGCCCGGCTCCCTTGGACGAGTACAGCGCCCGGTCGGCAGCTTCATAGAGGTCTTCCGCCCGCTTCATTCCCGGCTGGAGCTCGGCGACCCCCCAGGAGCACGTGACGTTGACCGGCGTGCTGGAGTATTCGACGGTGGTCTCTTCCAACGAGCGCCGCAGCTTCTCCGCCAGGGTGCGGGCACCGTCGGCGTGGGTTTCCGGGGTCAGGATGACGAACTCGTCCCCACCAATGCGGGCGAAGAGTTGCTCCGGCCGCAGCCGAGCGCGCACCACCTGGGTGACCTCCTTGAGAACGAAGTCCCCGCACAGGTGGCCGTAGTTGTCGTTGATCTGCTTGAAGTTGTCGATGTCGAAGAGGATCAGCGACAGTGGCCGGTGGTGCCGCACCGCCCGGGCCAGCTCGCGATTCATCTCCTCTTCATATTTGCGCTTGTTGTAGATGTCGGTGAGGCCGTCCCGGGTAACCAGGTCGTAGATCGCCTCGTAATAAGCGCTCTCCACATCGCGCTCGTGGAGGAATTTGAAATGCACCCCGGCAACCTGGAAGCGCTCCCCGCTCTTGAGCACCGAGGTGCCCACCAGCAGCCGGCCGTTGATGTAGGTGCCGTTGGTGCTCCCCAGATCTTCGAGGGTCACTCCCTGACCCAGGTGATGGAGCCGCGCGTGCCGGCGGGAGATGGACAGGACCTCCGGGAGGCTGACTTCCACATCCGACGACCGCCCCACCTCCAACGCCGATCCCGGGGTCAGCCGATAGCGCGTCCCCAGCCGCTTATCGTCCGGATGGGCGATGACGATGATGCTCGCCTCGATCTCCGTTTGAGCCGCCCGCGCCACGGCCCCGGTGGCCGCTTCGTAGGTCTGGGTCATCCCACTCTCCGTCACCACCGCCAGATCGATGCTGTCGGTGGACGAATCGCGCAGGAATCGCCGCAAATTGCTGCGGGACGAGGGAGAGTTAGCCACGCTCTTGAACCACGGTACTAATAGGGCAGATTCGGGGAAACGCCGCCACCGCCAGGATTGCCACGGAAGCCGGCAACGAAGGTCGGGAAGGCTGGAAGCCTCCAGGGCGTCTTGATTTCGGCATGCTCCTCAATGGCAGAATACCACCGGTGCCGCAGAGCGTCAATCGGGAGCCACCGGGCCCGCAGAGGTTCGACAGCCCCTCAAGCATAGAGCTCCAGGAACCTCCTCAACAGCCCATTGGCCTCCAGCGAGGGCCGCAGCCCCTCCTCCACCCGCCGCATGGCCTCGGCGCCGGGGGCATATTCACGCCGGTACACCGCGAGCCGGTCGAGAAAGTCCTCTCGCCGCAGCTCCGGATGAAATTGGCTGCCGTAGACCGGCTTGTCGCGCAGCCGGATCAGCTGGTGGCAGCACAGCTCGGATCGCGCCAGCTCCTCCATCGCCGGCGGCAGGCGGTCGATTCGATCATGGTGCCCCAGCTGAACGGTGAACGATTCCGGCAATCCCTCCAACAGGGGATCTCTGCGCCCCGTCTCGGTGGTTTCGACGCGGTAGGAGCCGAGCTCCTGGCGCTCCTCGTCATGGATCAACGAACCACCCAACAGGCGTCCCAAGAACTGATGCCCCCAACAGGAGCCGAAGACCGGCCGCCCGTCGTCGATCCAGCGCACCACCACCTCCGACAGCGGCTCGGTGAACGGATGGTCGTCGAGCGCCGAGTGGGCACCGGCGCCGCCCAGAATCATCACGTCGGCGTCGGCGAGATCCAGGTCTTGGATCTGGGGCTGGTGCAGCAGATTGATCAACAGCAAGGAGTCTCGAGGCACCCCGCAGGCACGAGCAAAGCACTCTTGTTCCTGCTCCTCCGCAAACGGATCGTGGCGGACCTGAAGCAGTGCGATGCGTGGATGAGAAGACGACATGAGGCCCCAAAAATGAGCTAGACGAGATAGAAGAATTGGATTGGGCTAGCCGGCTGAGGCTACGAGGTGTTCAAGGTGCTAACTCCCGAGCCCGCCGCGTCGCCTCCACGATGGCCTTGATGAGGGTGACCCGCAGCCCGCCTTCCTCGAGCATCAAGATGCCGTCGATGGTGCAGCCGCCGGGAGTGGTGACGGCGTCCTTGAGCAACGCCGGGTGCTCCTGCGTTTCGATCACCATCCGCGCCGCTCCCAAGCAGGTCTGCGCTGCCAACTCGGTGGCCACGCCCCGGGGCAAGCCGACCTTCACCCCGGCTTCCGCCATCGCCTCGATCACCATGTAAATGAACGCCGGACCCGAAGCGCTCACCCCGGTGACGGCGTCGAAATAGCGCTCGTCCAGCTCCAGGGTGCGGCCGACGGCTTCGAAGACCACCTGAGCTCGGGCCAGATCCGCCGCGCTGGCGTGACGCCCCCGGCATAGAGCGGTCATCCCCTCGCCCAGCAGACACGGGGTGTTGGGCATGGCCCGAATCACCGGCACCGCCTTGGCCAAGCGCTCTTCCAGGAAGCGAATCGGCACCCCGGCGGCGATGGAGACCAGCACCTGCTCCTCGCTCAACACCGGTGCCAGCTCCTCCAGTACCTCCGGCAGGGTCTGAGGCTTGACGCACAGGAGAATCAGATCCGCGCCCTGAACCGCCTCACGATTGTCCAGGGTGGTCGCGATACCGGTGCCGGAGACCGCCTCTTCCAAGCGCGCTCCCCGCGGCCCCGAGACCTTCACCTGCTCCACCGTCACCGCCTCCGAGGCCACCAGCGCCCGCGCAAGGGTCTCCCCCATACGCCCGCCGCCGATC from Acidobacteriota bacterium includes:
- a CDS encoding AAA family ATPase, with amino-acid sequence MLRELHVRNLAVLAGASVRFTDGLNALTGETGAGKSIVVDSLGLLAGGRASSDLIRTGAETLTVSGIFQLPPGGWQEILDQAGLEPEGDELLVRREISRNGRNRVFVNDQPTTLRLLADLAPYLLRIHGQRSELGLISPELQRRWLDRSAGTKASATHLAATAQAYDHWSSVAERLEALAGDQRLRFERIDLLRFQASEIDAARLTAGEDEELRQERELLRHGEAIAQALGSSVDLLFDDEDAAATRLARCADLLEEIARWTPEAEEWASEADELRIRAEELSNSLRHRLDDLEADPARLNEVESRLAQLDRLSRKYGGGSAEILELRERIGEELEELEGDSASLEELRKRHDRALEEYREAAGELSRERRRWGEALAEAMARELADLGLEKARLEVSLEPRPRADSPLEVAGRGVDFGPEGFDQV
- a CDS encoding GGDEF domain-containing protein, which gives rise to MANSPSSRSNLRRFLRDSSTDSIDLAVVTESGMTQTYEAATGAVARAAQTEIEASIIVIAHPDDKRLGTRYRLTPGSALEVGRSSDVEVSLPEVLSISRRHARLHHLGQGVTLEDLGSTNGTYINGRLLVGTSVLKSGERFQVAGVHFKFLHERDVESAYYEAIYDLVTRDGLTDIYNKRKYEEEMNRELARAVRHHRPLSLILFDIDNFKQINDNYGHLCGDFVLKEVTQVVRARLRPEQLFARIGGDEFVILTPETHADGARTLAEKLRRSLEETTVEYSSTPVNVTCSWGVAELQPGMKRAEDLYEAADRALYSSKGAGRNRVTIFSPS
- a CDS encoding type 1 glutamine amidotransferase, whose amino-acid sequence is MLLINLLHQPQIQDLDLADADVMILGGAGAHSALDDHPFTEPLSEVVVRWIDDGRPVFGSCWGHQFLGRLLGGSLIHDEERQELGSYRVETTETGRRDPLLEGLPESFTVQLGHHDRIDRLPPAMEELARSELCCHQLIRLRDKPVYGSQFHPELRREDFLDRLAVYRREYAPGAEAMRRVEEGLRPSLEANGLLRRFLELYA
- the proC gene encoding pyrroline-5-carboxylate reductase, coding for MRQGDEAAMKDGELGRIAVIGGGRMGETLARALVASEAVTVEQVKVSGPRGARLEEAVSGTGIATTLDNREAVQGADLILLCVKPQTLPEVLEELAPVLSEEQVLVSIAAGVPIRFLEERLAKAVPVIRAMPNTPCLLGEGMTALCRGRHASAADLARAQVVFEAVGRTLELDERYFDAVTGVSASGPAFIYMVIEAMAEAGVKVGLPRGVATELAAQTCLGAARMVIETQEHPALLKDAVTTPGGCTIDGILMLEEGGLRVTLIKAIVEATRRARELAP